The Toxoplasma gondii ME49 chromosome XI, whole genome shotgun sequence region CGCCCCAGTGAAGGACCTCGGAGACAAAACAGCTTCCAGACACTCCAGTCCGGTTTCCCTGTTTTTGTCCTCGCCTGCTgttgcgtcgtcttcctcctcgtcttgttctccctctcatGCGTCTTCtggttcttcgtctcctccctctccttcactCCTCTGTCCTGCAgtctctcgctcgcctccCCGGTCTGCGTCggcctctccgtcttcttgttcgctctcgaattcttcttttttctcgccgtcctTCGCTCCAGCGACCCCGCGAGCGTTTGCGGGATCTGAGAAGGAGGATTTCTTGGAACAGACggcgaaaggagacgcgaaggatGGAACGATTCTTGCTTCGCTCGCGGCGTTCCACCTGCCGGCAGGTCCTGCTTCACCGGGGGATGCCTCTTCGgattcctcgccttctttcgcggcgtctgcggcgccTCTCCGGACCTCTCCTTCCAAACGTGCGACAGACGGGGAGCCTcaggaaaaaagggagatCGGCCTGTTGCAGATCTTCCAGGTCGCTGGCAGAGCGCTTGGCGCGAGAGACTCGGCACTGCGACAGCTCGACGGAGAGATGGAGGCGGTCGAACTGCTCGAGAGGGAAGCATGCGGTGAGGTCGGCGCTCTGTCGTGGAGTGAGAGgtggggagagaacgaggacggtgagagagagagagaggatccGCGAGGCGCAGGCGTCTCAAACGTCCGGTTTACGGTCGCTCGAGACGAGCGACAAGGCATTTGCCTTCCTGACGGatccccttctcctcccggttcgttgtcttcttcttcacactcccgtccttctgtctctccctctcctggAGATGGTTTCTGGCCTTTTCTCAGATGCATGCTCAACTCGTCACAAGTGCCTCTCCTCACTGTCGCCTCTCGAGTCGTTTCACGGAATGTCTCTGTTGACAACTTGCAGCGCGAAACTCTCTcacagtctccttccttctctcctgtcgctccttgtccttcgtcttcggatTCGGCATCCTCATCTTCGtcatctgcgtctctcccttctcacCCTTCCCCGACTGAATCCTCTTGTTCTGCACCTTCCTCTTTCCGCCTGCCTTCGACGGTGGCCTTCCCTCCGTCTGCCGCCTCACCTGCAACGtcctgccgtctctctccttccagttcttcctcgcggtGTTCCACATCTTTCTGCTGTTCAGCCTGCGCTTCTTCATCCTGCGTTTTACCTTCTTTTGCTCCACCCCACCTCGCCTGCTCCGCGGCAACAGTCGCTCCGTCGACGCGTTCTTCTCACGACGGCGGCAGGGAggctctggagagagaagaggccgagagacagcagagggaagttgaagaaacagagggagagcgaggaggaacagaagcGAACGATGAGGAGGGAAGAGCTTCGGAGGGCAgtggcgagagcgacggcgacggcGGCAGGGAGGCAAgcgaacagcgagagagtcACACTGCCGAGACGCATCTGAACGttcagcgaggagacgcctgGAGTCAAACCAGAGCTGtcgcagaagacgacggagaagctgCTGAGGAAGACCGAGACGCCTGCGACTCACACAGAGGACACTCACGCGCATGgaaaaaaaaaagagaaggcgcgcaTGCTCTTCGTCCTGGAGACAAGCAGGCGAGTCGCGTTCTGGAAGAATCAGgagaaaaccgagaagacgaaggcggcgcgACTCGCACTCCCCTCCACGCAAGTCGTCGGCTTTCTTGCTCCTTCCACGGCGAAAGTCCCAGCCTCGCGATTGTTTCCATTTCTCAGACtccagagagggaagacaggcgaggacgcggagaagcagcagaggcaggGGAAACCAGCAGATCATGCGACTGgacgaaagacgagacaTTGCCATttgcagaggagacagccgaggcagtggaggcggcgagaaggcgaatcACTCGAAACGAGACAAtgcaagagggagaagaggagagtcCGACTGAAAAGGTTGAGGAAGAGGACTCAGCgaacgggagagaggcaggaactCGACatggaggagagggaggccctgccctgcatgcaagttgcagagacagcaaggaCGCAAACAAGGAGATGAAAATATCACGGCCGAAGAGCCTCAAAGACTCGCCTCCTTCTgacctcgcttcttctgcgacCTGGGGAGTCGTCAGGACGCCATATTTCTTtgtcgggtgtacagacagcccCGGAGCATCAGATGCCCAGAAAGGGAGCCAGCAGAATCCGGCCTTTCGCTTGCCATCTGCCTCCACGTGTGCCTCTCTCAGCTCTCTTCCTGGCAGCCGAGAATGCCTccaaagtgaagaagagggcgttttctcctccatTCCACGAGCACCATCTCTCTGTgggaaaaggggagagaaggcgaagcctGTAGGAACTTCTAGGCAAGCGCCGCATCTCGATGTGTGCCACCGCGAGGTCGCGACGAACGAGCCGACAAATGAGTCCGAGGAAGCCGCAGCCGGAGCAGACCAGACAGACgcaggagcaggagaagaacctgaagaagcagagaaaggggCAGAGCTTGTCAAGaacgaagcaggagaagcagaggaagtcgcggcagaagaaggagtaTATGACGGAGGTGAAATGGAAGATgagaaagcaggagacgGAGATGAACTGGATGTGAAGggtggggaagaaggagaaggcgatgGAGGCGCAGGAcagagcgacgaaggaagagcgaacgAGGTCGAAGCCGCGCTTCCGGTTACCGGGGAATTCAGGTTCGATgcaacgaaagagagaccgGCTCTGGGTGTCGCGGAGAggtctgaagaagaacggaatCTCTCTTCAGAAGGCAATGCTCATTCTCGAGCACggcagatgcatgcgttctcaAAAAAGCAactggaagaaagagagatacTTTCTCGTCCACCGTCCTctgctcgttttcctctgtctccggatCTCGAGAGGACAGCGTGGAACGAGGCAAACGCCTCTGTCCTCTCCGACCTTGATTCCAGACAAGACAAAAAGGCTGTGCCTGGTGTGGAATGGAGCTGTGAAGAGTCAGCGCGGATGAAAAGCGGAACTGAGAAGGAGGATGACGCGAGCCTGCCTCTTTCACCGAattcgatttcttcttcgatcGTCGCCCATCGTGTGCCGACCTCTTCCAGCTCCCCttgctctcttccctccgtctgcgtctcttcttctgcctcttcttctccttcttcttcttttacGGCTCAGACACCTGCGAAGCCGCTGTTCGTGAAGGCAGCAGTgcgtgagagagaaaagcaaatttctgcacagagaagaggggagacagaacggagaCTAGAAGGCGAATTGCGTCGCGCGAAGCGAGACCTCGCTGCAGCTCTGCGCCTccggagagaacaagaggagagTCACGCGCGACAGCTCTCTCGGCTGGCTCTGCAGGAGGCGCAGCTGAAACGCGAAACTCAAGAGGCCAAGGCCGAGCTAGCTCGAGTTCTCAGACGACtaaagcagagagaagaagaagaacaagaaagagaacaagaagacgaacaacgagaggagagcggggacagaggagaacaagaggaagaagaagaaggagaacaagaaggagaacaagcggagggagaggaaagaggaggcgaagaagacgaacaagaggaagaacaagaaggagaacaagaggaagaacaagaaggagaacaagaaagagaacaagaaggagaacaagaaagagacgaagaaggagaacaagaaagagaacaagaagaagaacaagaagaagaacaagaagtaGAACaaggggagggagaggaaagagaaaaagaaaggatgaaaggagaggcgacacTCGAGGGATGTGGATCAGCGTGGTCGAGCGTAGGGCGCATTTCatggcgaggagagacatgCACTGGAGAACAGAAGACTCAAGGGAAAAGGCAAAAGCCGTTTcacgagaggcagaaggaagagcgaagacaagaagccgactcgaggagagagcgaaaaaccAAGCACAAAGGAGATCCTCCCCCGTGTGGTAAGGGAGTGACGCACTGTACTGATATCACAGGCTTTACGTTGGATCTCGCATTGCTTTCGTTAGATCTGTCGGTCTCTCTGAAGGAAGTGGAATATGAACATGGCTTTGACTTTTTCTGCTTCACACGACGGTCACGGTATTGCATCTACCGTGGACGCATAAAGCGAGGGCGCGTCGCGTACCTACAGTCACTGGcaggaagaaagtgaagaagagaagagtcCTGCTGCGGACAGCAGtcctgcagaagagaacaTCTTTGACAGGTGAAACCacgagacgcatgcagaggcatCGGCGCAGTCGCACTGCTGCCCAGAGACGTCTCCGGAGATGTCATGGAAACGGCCGGAGGGATAACAGAAGCGCAGATTGtgtttcgcctttctttggACTTCTCAAGAGGTCACAAGTTTACGGGCGTTTCTTTCGTTCCACCGCGTATTTGAGAACTGAAGGTGATGCACTGCAGTGAGAGGTGAACATCTAGTTAGAGCATAGCAACAGGAAGGAAGCTAGGACGTTGCAGTCTACACCAGTTGCTTGTCCTTCAGATGTCCACGTTTGCTTGGAGACTGTCCTGTTCGAAGAGAAAAATGTTCGCCAGTTTATCCGTGCGGCGTTGAAAGCGTCCGAGAGTTCGGTGTAAGAGAACAGGCAAT contains the following coding sequences:
- a CDS encoding hypothetical protein (encoded by transcript TGME49_314358), with amino-acid sequence MPETLSASPQAEHRRDDSENNPGRSVCLSCEAEKRRMERRRQATAGEEVDPRQTQADTPRKPVRRHTGDTSKHKSGRLRKEKDEDDQEEEEGEERGAKGEEAIVGEQDAEGESEEGGEENAEEKEEGRAMKGEGCRTQVTMQWGVEERQKVPEEEDLLFSPCSLSDCSPVWREMSEEREEREKDEEEESDPEFVFLEDRSSTWSPTPADLLVCAKRLGFVFPEDSPFLCLARECLTAPLPAPWVACQSRRDGSIFFFNPETKASVWENPGDAIFREKLAAARLKHRRAAGETEGSCGRSQGASDAGPLSVRIGASPGLETRCKEVAAGEESRAADPPELAKRDREMQKARRWGDCVKSQKDEGEGNTEMKSKTHTQEDQQKKERKEQANHEEEAERGEAHEGEEGEEEGGEEELLNLLAPFEGGREEGEVTDGRLFPGPHVRGVGSREDVESGDAERGRDASNSESCTERKNSFCLFEEDSSEFEEGEAAAASPCVSLFLRSDGGEEGAQSSASSPSARRLEAFPVSRRLSLPRPVPSAGPSAVSRCLGMPTGAPTSCSREVRTEMHGRLEEEKRVDSATKDLEWLSSPCMAAKKTEEAESSSEPRIEGQGSAGGDRLSQERLSLSLQNSQREQAEDTVSAIVDGRKGQHSHNGDILDALLSTPAAALETRCWRAKRRRRSLGVRVTNSEAAPVKDLGDKTASRHSSPVSLFLSSPAVASSSSSSCSPSHASSGSSSPPSPSLLCPAVSRSPPRSASASPSSCSLSNSSFFSPSFAPATPRAFAGSEKEDFLEQTAKGDAKDGTILASLAAFHLPAGPASPGDASSDSSPSFAASAAPLRTSPSKRATDGEPQEKREIGLLQIFQVAGRALGARDSALRQLDGEMEAVELLEREACGEVGALSWSERWGENEDGEREREDPRGAGVSNVRFTVARDERQGICLPDGSPSPPGSLSSSSHSRPSVSPSPGDGFWPFLRCMLNSSQVPLLTVASRVVSRNVSVDNLQRETLSQSPSFSPVAPCPSSSDSASSSSSSASLPSHPSPTESSCSAPSSFRLPSTVAFPPSAASPATSCRLSPSSSSSRCSTSFCCSACASSSCVLPSFAPPHLACSAATVAPSTRSSHDGGREALEREEAERQQREVEETEGERGGTEANDEEGRASEGSGESDGDGGREASEQRESHTAETHLNVQRGDAWSQTRAVAEDDGEAAEEDRDACDSHRGHSRAWKKKREGAHALRPGDKQASRVLEESGENREDEGGATRTPLHASRRLSCSFHGESPSLAIVSISQTPEREDRRGRGEAAEAGETSRSCDWTKDETLPFAEETAEAVEAARRRITRNETMQEGEEESPTEKVEEEDSANGREAGTRHGGEGGPALHASCRDSKDANKEMKISRPKSLKDSPPSDLASSATWGVVRTPYFFVGCTDSPGASDAQKGSQQNPAFRLPSASTCASLSSLPGSRECLQSEEEGVFSSIPRAPSLCGKRGEKAKPVGTSRQAPHLDVCHREVATNEPTNESEEAAAGADQTDAGAGEEPEEAEKGAELVKNEAGEAEEVAAEEGVYDGGEMEDEKAGDGDELDVKGGEEGEGDGGAGQSDEGRANEVEAALPVTGEFRFDATKERPALGVAERSEEERNLSSEGNAHSRARQMHAFSKKQLEEREILSRPPSSARFPLSPDLERTAWNEANASVLSDLDSRQDKKAVPGVEWSCEESARMKSGTEKEDDASLPLSPNSISSSIVAHRVPTSSSSPCSLPSVCVSSSASSSPSSSFTAQTPAKPLFVKAAVREREKQISAQRRGETERRLEGELRRAKRDLAAALRLRREQEESHARQLSRLALQEAQLKRETQEAKAELARVLRRLKQREEEEQEREQEDEQREESGDRGEQEEEEEGEQEGEQAEGEERGGEEDEQEEEQEGEQEEEQEGEQEREQEGEQERDEEGEQEREQEEEQEEEQEVEQGEGEEREKERMKGEATLEGCGSAWSSVGRISWRGETCTGEQKTQGKRQKPFHERQKEERRQEADSRRERKTKHKGDPPPCGKGVTHCTDITGFTLDLALLSLDLSVSLKEVEYEHGFDFFCFTRRSRYCIYRGRIKRGRVAYLQSLAGRK